In a single window of the Desulfurococcus sp. genome:
- a CDS encoding SufS family cysteine desulfurase: MLDPEEIRKDFPILNREVHGRRLVYFDNAATTQKPIQVINAIRDYYMYHNANVHRGFHTLSQEASQMYEDAHEKVAKFINAYSWSEVVFCSNTTEAINIIAYGWGLWNLKEGDEIVLTVMDHHSNMLPWRLVAKLKGAKVKYVDITDDGYLKYEQFEELITERTRVVAFPLASNVLGTINDARRITRLAHSVNAIVVADGAQSVPHVPTNVRELEVDFLAFSGHKMLGPTGIGVLWGRRDILESMNPVRVGGDTIKDVTLDDVVWHDLPWRFEGGTPHIAGGVGLAAAIDYLTSIGMENVRAHEKTLTEYTIRRLGELIDVEYYGPRNPEDKTAVIAFNIKGLNHHTVGSALDLFGIAVRTGMHCAHPLHYRLGLKGTVRASYYIYNTIEEVDYFIESLEKIIQLKDVLKSKPAAEICTGT; encoded by the coding sequence ATGCTGGATCCCGAGGAGATACGCAAGGATTTCCCAATACTTAACCGTGAGGTACATGGGAGAAGACTAGTATATTTTGATAACGCGGCGACAACACAGAAGCCTATACAAGTAATTAATGCTATAAGAGACTACTACATGTATCACAATGCAAATGTTCATAGAGGATTCCACACGCTTAGCCAGGAAGCCAGCCAGATGTATGAAGATGCACACGAGAAGGTAGCTAAATTCATCAACGCGTACTCTTGGAGTGAGGTAGTCTTCTGTAGCAATACGACTGAAGCTATAAATATCATTGCATACGGCTGGGGACTATGGAATCTAAAAGAGGGAGATGAGATAGTGTTAACAGTAATGGATCATCACAGCAATATGCTTCCATGGAGGCTGGTGGCAAAGCTTAAGGGAGCAAAGGTAAAATATGTGGATATAACAGATGACGGCTACTTGAAGTACGAGCAGTTTGAGGAGTTAATTACTGAGAGAACACGGGTGGTAGCATTCCCTCTAGCCAGCAATGTACTAGGCACTATAAACGACGCGCGGAGGATAACTAGACTAGCTCACAGTGTCAACGCTATAGTAGTAGCGGATGGAGCTCAAAGCGTTCCACACGTGCCTACAAACGTTAGAGAGCTTGAAGTAGACTTCCTAGCTTTCAGCGGGCATAAAATGCTAGGTCCAACAGGTATTGGAGTATTATGGGGGAGACGGGATATCCTTGAATCAATGAACCCTGTTAGAGTCGGCGGCGACACCATTAAGGATGTAACACTCGATGACGTTGTATGGCATGATCTACCGTGGAGATTCGAAGGAGGAACACCACACATAGCCGGGGGAGTCGGGCTGGCTGCAGCCATAGACTACCTTACAAGCATAGGTATGGAGAATGTGAGAGCCCACGAGAAGACTTTAACAGAGTATACTATTAGAAGGCTAGGAGAACTCATCGATGTAGAGTACTATGGGCCACGGAACCCTGAGGATAAGACTGCTGTCATAGCGTTCAACATCAAAGGATTAAACCACCATACAGTGGGATCAGCACTAGACCTCTTCGGTATAGCTGTAAGAACAGGAATGCACTGCGCGCACCCCCTGCACTACAGGCTAGGATTGAAGGGTACTGTGAGAGCCAGCTACTACATATACAATACAATCGAGGAAGTAGACTACTTCATCGAGTCGCTCGAGAAGATAATAC